The following coding sequences are from one Methanosarcina sp. WWM596 window:
- the tnpA gene encoding IS200/IS605 family transposase, translating to MYFLVNTKYETRNHSKFLLMYHVIFVCKYRKVILEPISEELKQIMIDISKESNFEILEMETDKDHIHFLIKSEPKVSVLSIVRKLKQEYTNRLWKTQKEYMKKYYWGENTLWSDGYFASTIGNVSKEAAEYYIRNQG from the coding sequence ATATACTTCTTGGTAAATACGAAGTATGAAACACGGAATCATAGCAAATTTTTGTTAATGTATCATGTTATTTTTGTTTGCAAATACCGAAAAGTCATACTTGAACCAATTAGCGAAGAACTCAAACAGATTATGATTGACATTTCAAAAGAGTCTAACTTTGAAATCCTTGAAATGGAAACTGACAAAGACCATATTCATTTCTTGATCAAGAGTGAGCCGAAAGTTAGCGTTTTGTCAATTGTCAGAAAATTGAAACAAGAATATACTAACAGGTTATGGAAAACTCAAAAAGAATATATGAAAAAGTATTATTGGGGTGAGAATACGTTATGGAGTGATGGTTATTTTGCGTCTACTATCGGAAATGTTAGTAAAGAGGCGGCAGAATATTACATACGGAATCAGGGGTGA
- a CDS encoding S-layer protein domain-containing protein yields MVVHFVIFEDSVFASEDTDFAVFKYTWLIDKDKLLFIESGDEFGNFEVDQAFENLIVVSNTDAITINVDADRKTNITEEWYFRTSDVGKGSNGGYVIYPAKTVILAEQSPATAGTETAGTDTFE; encoded by the coding sequence GTGGTAGTTCACTTTGTTATCTTTGAGGACTCTGTTTTTGCAAGTGAAGATACCGATTTTGCAGTGTTCAAATACACCTGGCTGATAGATAAGGATAAACTTCTTTTCATCGAATCGGGGGACGAATTTGGTAATTTCGAAGTAGACCAGGCTTTTGAAAACCTGATAGTAGTGTCAAATACCGACGCAATAACAATTAATGTCGATGCTGACAGGAAGACCAATATTACGGAAGAGTGGTATTTCAGGACCTCTGATGTGGGAAAAGGAAGCAATGGGGGATACGTGATCTACCCGGCAAAAACAGTCATTCTCGCAGAACAAAGTCCTGCAACTGCAGGAACCGAAACTGCGGGAACTGATACTTTTGAATAG
- a CDS encoding class I SAM-dependent methyltransferase — MTESRTDHKEENTTEEPASDFRFHARTLIFKFRDFFFPRRKILEEAGIKPGFKILDYGCGSGSYIRDASEMVGPSGKVYALDINPVAVEMVRHLTSIKQLKNIETILSDYDTGLPGESLDIVLFYDTYHTLNKPEIVMKELHRVLKPEGTLSFSDHHMKEEEIMERVTRKKLFKLKKKGKKTYSFKKDSS; from the coding sequence ATTACTGAATCAAGGACTGACCATAAGGAGGAAAACACCACGGAAGAACCAGCTTCTGATTTTCGATTTCACGCAAGGACCCTTATTTTCAAGTTCCGGGACTTTTTTTTCCCCCGCAGAAAAATCCTGGAAGAGGCAGGGATAAAGCCCGGTTTCAAAATTCTGGATTATGGCTGCGGGTCAGGTTCCTATATCCGTGACGCTTCCGAAATGGTGGGACCTTCAGGAAAAGTCTATGCCCTGGATATCAATCCGGTTGCTGTTGAGATGGTCCGGCACCTGACTTCGATAAAACAGCTGAAAAACATAGAGACTATACTTTCCGATTACGATACCGGCTTGCCCGGCGAGAGCCTGGATATAGTCCTTTTCTATGATACCTATCATACCCTGAACAAGCCAGAAATTGTTATGAAAGAATTGCACCGCGTCCTGAAGCCCGAAGGGACACTTTCTTTTAGCGACCATCACATGAAAGAGGAAGAAATCATGGAAAGGGTAACCCGGAAAAAACTTTTTAAGCTGAAAAAAAAGGGCAAAAAGACATATTCCTTTAAAAAGGACAGCAGTTAA
- a CDS encoding carbon-nitrogen hydrolase family protein: MKAACIQMNISLCSKQENLERALSLAEEAVSKEADLLVFPEVFSTGFCYDHIEELAETASGPTLEALLDFSREHGCILSGSMIEKKERKESDAICLEKKTPSQFNLGFCIESGKLTGIRRKVQLYGMEKEYFAPGDSIAPIRLQKYGLSIGLLVCNELRYPEVARKLALEGADLLVSVADIPDFYIYPWRIMSLSRALENQLPHIACTRVGKDRYSTYPGGSFIVDGWGRILAEAGMEECVLLGEIDLEEAKEIRQTGSILEDRRPDLY, encoded by the coding sequence ATGAAAGCCGCTTGTATCCAGATGAATATCTCGCTTTGTTCGAAACAGGAAAACCTTGAGCGTGCCCTCTCTCTGGCAGAAGAAGCAGTTTCAAAAGAAGCCGATCTGCTTGTCTTTCCGGAAGTTTTCTCAACCGGCTTTTGTTATGACCATATAGAAGAATTGGCTGAAACCGCCTCTGGTCCCACGCTTGAAGCTCTCCTCGACTTTTCCAGAGAACATGGCTGTATTCTTTCAGGCTCAATGATCGAAAAGAAAGAAAGGAAAGAAAGTGATGCAATATGTCTAGAAAAGAAAACTCCTTCTCAGTTCAATCTTGGTTTTTGCATCGAATCCGGAAAGCTAACTGGTATCCGTCGAAAAGTCCAGCTTTACGGCATGGAAAAGGAATATTTTGCTCCTGGGGACAGCATAGCTCCTATCAGGCTGCAGAAGTACGGGCTCTCCATAGGACTTTTAGTTTGCAATGAACTCCGATATCCGGAAGTTGCCCGAAAATTAGCCCTTGAGGGAGCAGATTTGCTGGTTTCAGTTGCCGATATCCCGGATTTTTATATATATCCTTGGCGAATTATGTCCCTTTCCCGTGCACTTGAAAACCAGCTGCCGCATATCGCCTGCACCAGGGTGGGGAAAGACAGGTATTCGACTTATCCTGGCGGCTCTTTTATTGTTGACGGCTGGGGGCGCATTCTGGCAGAGGCTGGTATGGAAGAGTGTGTTCTTCTTGGAGAAATTGATCTGGAAGAGGCAAAAGAAATCAGGCAAACTGGTTCTATTCTCGAAGATCGAAGGCCTGATCTGTATTAA